One window of the Rhizobiaceae bacterium genome contains the following:
- a CDS encoding ABC-type transport auxiliary lipoprotein family protein yields MTTAAALAQGCAALRSPPPLDTYELSAPDISGSGGRSRAQILIAEPAALKALDGQNIVIKTGPGVIQYLKGAQWADRLPEIIQARLAETFQKSGRFGGVGKPGEGLAIDYQVLAEIRSFDIRVNGSRSAQVEIFVKLLNDRNGVVRAARTFTAAASVSGSSNDDYVAALDRAFGEAATEIVDWTGSAI; encoded by the coding sequence ATGACCACCGCTGCCGCGCTTGCGCAGGGCTGCGCTGCATTGCGCTCGCCGCCGCCCCTCGACACCTACGAGCTTTCCGCGCCCGACATCTCTGGCTCTGGCGGGCGAAGCCGTGCCCAGATCCTGATCGCCGAGCCGGCGGCGCTGAAGGCGCTCGATGGACAGAACATCGTCATCAAGACCGGGCCGGGCGTCATCCAGTATCTCAAGGGCGCCCAGTGGGCTGACCGGCTGCCGGAGATCATCCAGGCGCGGCTCGCGGAGACGTTCCAGAAATCCGGCAGGTTCGGAGGCGTCGGCAAGCCGGGCGAAGGGCTGGCGATCGACTATCAGGTGCTGGCCGAAATCCGCTCCTTCGACATCCGCGTGAACGGCAGCCGCAGCGCGCAGGTGGAGATATTCGTCAAGCTGCTCAACGACCGCAACGGCGTCGTGCGCGCCGCCCGCACATTCACCGCCGCCGCGTCCGTGAGCGGCTCCAGCAACGATGACTACGTCGCCGCGCTCGATCGCGCCTTCGGCGAAGCCGCGACGGAGATCGTGGACTGGACCGGTTCGGCTATCTGA
- a CDS encoding Hpt domain-containing protein codes for MASATVDRPAFDMPGGEGARVRKSRPIDFEQLARQTMGDRALEQEVLALFVHQATNIGEHIVTASREERIRLAHGLKGSSRSVGAFPIANCAEQLERAPDDTAIIQRLRRRVAEVAEVVASISR; via the coding sequence ATGGCTTCTGCGACAGTCGATCGGCCGGCCTTCGATATGCCGGGAGGTGAGGGCGCCCGGGTGCGAAAGTCCCGGCCCATTGATTTCGAGCAACTGGCTCGCCAGACCATGGGCGATCGCGCGCTGGAGCAGGAAGTGCTGGCGCTTTTCGTCCATCAGGCGACGAACATCGGCGAGCACATCGTGACGGCGAGCCGTGAGGAGCGCATACGGCTGGCGCATGGACTCAAGGGATCGTCGCGCAGCGTGGGGGCCTTCCCGATCGCCAACTGCGCCGAGCAACTGGAGCGTGCGCCGGACGACACCGCGATCATCCAGCGCCTGCGCCGCCGTGTCGCGGAAGTGGCCGAAGTCGTAGCGTCGATCAGCCGCTGA
- a CDS encoding (2Fe-2S)-binding protein: MTKLTFIAFDGTHFDVDAENGSTVMENAIRNAIPGIEAECGGACACATCHVYVDDEWTDIVGEPEAMEEDMLDFAYDVRPNSRLSCQIKVRSELDGLVVRVPERQG, translated from the coding sequence ATGACAAAGCTGACCTTCATCGCCTTTGACGGCACGCATTTCGACGTCGATGCCGAGAACGGGTCGACGGTGATGGAGAATGCCATCCGCAACGCGATCCCCGGCATCGAGGCGGAATGCGGCGGCGCCTGCGCCTGCGCCACGTGCCATGTCTATGTCGATGACGAGTGGACCGACATCGTTGGCGAACCGGAAGCGATGGAGGAAGACATGCTCGACTTCGCTTATGACGTGCGCCCGAACTCGCGTCTGTCCTGCCAGATCAAGGTTCGCAGCGAACTCGACGGGTTGGTCGTGCGGGTGCCGGAGCGTCAAGGATAG
- a CDS encoding NAD(P)/FAD-dependent oxidoreductase: MSDVTRTDVLIVGAGPVGLFAVFELGLLDLKCHLIDILDRPGGQCTELYPEKPIYDIPAWPSISAQSLVDNLMEQIAPFNPSFTYNRMVSSLEKLEDGSFRVITDENEVFEAKVVVIAAGGGSFQPKRPPIPGIEAFEGTSVFYSVRRMEDFRDQDLLIVGGGDSALDWTLNLQPIAKSVTLVHRRPEFRAAPDSVNKMYALQELKKLEFRIGQVSAVAGENGQLRSATIKGPDGSVEVPCTRMLPFFGLTMKLGPIADWGLNLHENLIPVDTEKFETSVPGIFAIGDINWYPGKLKLILSGFHEGALMAQAAKRIVAPGERVIFQYTTSSTSLQKKLGVAG, translated from the coding sequence ATGAGTGACGTGACCAGGACTGACGTGCTGATCGTGGGCGCGGGGCCGGTAGGGCTCTTCGCCGTGTTCGAACTCGGTCTGCTCGACCTCAAATGCCACCTGATCGACATTCTGGATCGGCCGGGCGGTCAGTGCACTGAACTCTATCCCGAAAAGCCGATCTACGACATTCCTGCCTGGCCATCGATCTCCGCGCAGAGCCTCGTCGACAATCTGATGGAGCAGATCGCCCCGTTCAATCCGAGCTTCACCTACAACCGCATGGTGTCCTCGCTCGAAAAGCTCGAGGATGGCTCTTTCCGCGTCATTACCGACGAAAACGAGGTGTTCGAGGCGAAGGTTGTCGTCATTGCCGCCGGCGGCGGCTCCTTCCAGCCGAAACGGCCGCCCATTCCCGGCATCGAGGCTTTTGAGGGCACGAGCGTCTTCTATTCGGTCCGCCGCATGGAGGATTTCCGGGATCAGGATCTGCTGATCGTCGGCGGCGGCGATTCGGCGCTGGACTGGACGCTGAACCTTCAGCCGATCGCGAAGAGCGTCACGCTCGTCCATCGCCGGCCGGAGTTCCGCGCCGCGCCGGACAGCGTCAACAAGATGTATGCGCTGCAGGAGTTGAAGAAACTCGAATTCCGCATCGGTCAGGTGTCGGCCGTGGCCGGCGAGAACGGCCAGTTGCGGTCCGCCACCATCAAGGGACCGGACGGCAGCGTCGAAGTGCCGTGCACGCGCATGCTTCCCTTCTTCGGCCTGACGATGAAGCTGGGGCCGATCGCCGATTGGGGGCTTAATCTCCATGAGAATCTGATCCCGGTTGATACGGAGAAGTTCGAGACCTCCGTGCCGGGTATCTTCGCGATCGGTGACATCAACTGGTATCCCGGCAAGCTGAAGCTGATCCTCTCCGGCTTCCATGAAGGAGCGCTGATGGCGCAGGCCGCAAAGCGCATCGTCGCGCCGGGCGAGCGCGTCATTTTCCAATACACGACGTCCTCTACGAGCCTTCAGAAGAAACTCGGCGTCGCCGGCTGA
- a CDS encoding DUF2735 domain-containing protein — translation MSTIAHRETAKIYTFPVGQDAVRRRLAIQAQKVAEIAAQRLPRMDSGSGWYHDAAIEDEAKPSSH, via the coding sequence ATGAGCACGATCGCACACCGCGAAACAGCCAAGATCTATACATTCCCGGTCGGACAGGACGCAGTGCGCCGTCGGCTTGCGATCCAGGCGCAGAAGGTGGCGGAAATTGCAGCGCAGCGTCTGCCCCGCATGGATTCCGGCAGCGGCTGGTATCACGACGCCGCCATCGAGGACGAGGCGAAGCCGTCCAGCCATTAG
- a CDS encoding glutamine synthetase beta-grasp domain-containing protein, producing MTKYKLEYIWLDGYTPVPSLRGKTQIKEFAEFPTLEQLPLWGFDGSSTMQAEGHSSDCVLKPVAVYPDPARTNGVLVMCEVMMPDGVTPHASNTRATILDDEDAWFGFEQEYFFYKDGRPLGFPTTGYPAPQGPYYTGVGYRNVGDIARQLVEEHLDLCLAAGINHEGINAEVAKGQWEFQIFGKGSKKAADQIWMARYLLLRLCEKHGIDIEFHCKPLGDTDWNGSGMHCNFSTRYMREVGGREYFEALMAAFDKNLMDHIAVYGPDNDKRLTGKHETAPWNRFSYGVADRGASIRVPHSFVNNGYKGYLEDRRPNSQGDPYQIASQVLKTISEVPTEDAKKAAA from the coding sequence ATGACGAAGTACAAGCTCGAATACATCTGGCTCGACGGCTACACGCCGGTTCCGAGCCTGCGCGGCAAGACGCAGATCAAGGAGTTCGCCGAATTCCCGACGCTTGAGCAACTGCCGCTTTGGGGTTTTGACGGTTCTTCCACGATGCAGGCCGAAGGCCATAGCTCGGACTGTGTGCTGAAGCCGGTCGCCGTTTATCCCGATCCGGCCCGCACCAACGGCGTTCTGGTCATGTGCGAAGTCATGATGCCGGACGGCGTCACGCCGCACGCCTCGAACACGCGCGCCACGATCCTCGATGACGAGGACGCCTGGTTCGGCTTCGAGCAGGAGTATTTCTTCTACAAGGACGGCCGCCCGCTCGGCTTCCCGACCACCGGTTACCCGGCGCCGCAAGGCCCGTACTACACCGGCGTCGGCTACAGGAACGTCGGCGACATCGCTCGCCAGCTCGTCGAGGAGCATCTCGATCTCTGCCTCGCCGCCGGCATCAACCATGAAGGCATCAACGCCGAAGTGGCGAAAGGCCAGTGGGAATTCCAGATTTTCGGCAAGGGCTCCAAGAAAGCCGCCGACCAGATCTGGATGGCGCGCTATCTTCTGCTGCGTCTGTGCGAGAAGCACGGCATCGACATCGAATTCCACTGCAAGCCGCTTGGCGACACCGACTGGAACGGCTCGGGCATGCACTGCAACTTCTCGACCAGATACATGCGCGAGGTCGGCGGCAGGGAATATTTCGAGGCCCTGATGGCGGCCTTCGACAAGAATCTGATGGACCACATCGCCGTCTACGGCCCGGACAACGACAAGCGTCTGACCGGCAAGCACGAGACCGCGCCGTGGAACAGGTTCAGCTATGGCGTCGCCGATCGCGGCGCCTCGATCCGCGTGCCGCACTCCTTCGTCAACAACGGCTACAAGGGTTATCTCGAGGACCGTCGTCCGAACTCGCAGGGCGACCCGTACCAGATCGCCTCGCAGGTGCTGAAGACGATCTCGGAAGTTCCGACCGAAGACGCGAAGAAGGCCGCCGCGTAA
- the glnA gene encoding type I glutamate--ammonia ligase produces the protein MTTAKDIMKQIKDNDVKFVDLRFTDPKGKMQHVTMDVVEVDEDMFADGVMFDGSSIGGWKAINESDMVLMPDTETVHMDPFFAQSTMVVMCDILDPVSGEAYNRDPRGTAKKAEAYLKAEGIGDTIYVGPEAEFFVFDDVKYKADPYNTGFKLDSSELPSNDDTDYETGNLGHRPRVKGGYFPVPPIDSLQDMRSEMLTVLAEMGVRTEKHHHEVAAAQHELGLKFDTLVRNADKMQMYKYVVHQVANAYGKTATFMPKPIFGDNGSGMHVHMSIWKGGKPTFAGNEYAGLSESCLYFIGGVIKHAKAVNAFTNPLTNSYKRLVPGYEAPVLLAYSARNRSASCRIPFGSSPKAKRVEVRFPDPGANPYLGFAALLMAGLDGIKNKLHPGQAMDKDLYDLPPKELKKIPTVCGSLREALQSLDKDRGFLKAGGVFDDDQIDAYIELKMAEVMRFEMTPHPVEFDMYYSV, from the coding sequence ATGACGACAGCCAAAGACATCATGAAGCAGATCAAGGACAACGACGTGAAGTTCGTTGACCTGCGCTTCACCGATCCGAAGGGCAAGATGCAGCATGTGACGATGGATGTCGTCGAGGTGGACGAGGACATGTTCGCCGATGGCGTCATGTTCGACGGCTCCTCGATCGGCGGCTGGAAGGCGATCAACGAGTCCGACATGGTGCTGATGCCGGACACCGAGACAGTGCACATGGACCCGTTCTTCGCGCAGTCCACCATGGTGGTGATGTGCGACATCCTCGATCCCGTATCGGGCGAGGCTTACAACCGCGACCCGCGCGGCACCGCGAAGAAGGCGGAAGCCTATCTCAAGGCCGAGGGCATCGGCGATACGATCTATGTCGGCCCCGAGGCGGAGTTCTTCGTCTTCGACGACGTGAAATACAAGGCCGATCCCTACAACACCGGCTTCAAGCTGGATTCATCGGAACTGCCCTCGAACGACGACACCGATTACGAGACAGGCAATCTCGGCCACCGCCCGCGCGTCAAGGGCGGCTATTTCCCCGTTCCGCCGATCGACTCGCTGCAGGACATGCGCTCCGAAATGCTGACCGTGCTCGCCGAGATGGGCGTCCGCACCGAGAAGCATCACCATGAGGTGGCGGCCGCGCAGCACGAACTCGGATTGAAGTTCGACACGCTGGTGCGCAACGCCGACAAGATGCAGATGTACAAATATGTCGTGCATCAGGTCGCCAATGCCTACGGCAAGACCGCGACCTTCATGCCGAAGCCGATCTTCGGCGACAACGGCTCGGGCATGCACGTCCACATGTCGATCTGGAAGGGCGGCAAGCCGACCTTCGCCGGCAACGAATATGCAGGCCTCTCCGAGAGCTGCCTCTATTTCATCGGCGGCGTCATCAAGCACGCCAAGGCCGTCAACGCCTTCACCAACCCGCTGACCAACTCCTACAAGCGCCTTGTGCCGGGCTACGAAGCGCCGGTGCTGCTCGCCTACTCGGCGCGCAACCGTTCGGCGTCGTGCCGCATTCCGTTCGGCTCGTCGCCGAAGGCGAAGCGCGTCGAGGTCCGCTTCCCCGATCCGGGCGCGAACCCCTATCTCGGCTTTGCGGCGCTGCTGATGGCCGGCCTCGACGGCATCAAGAACAAGCTCCACCCCGGCCAGGCCATGGACAAGGACCTTTACGACCTGCCGCCGAAGGAGCTGAAGAAGATCCCGACCGTCTGCGGCTCGCTGCGCGAGGCGCTGCAGTCGCTCGACAAGGATCGCGGCTTCCTGAAAGCCGGCGGCGTGTTCGATGACGACCAGATCGACGCCTACATCGAACTGAAGATGGCGGAGGTCATGCGTTTCGAGATGACCCCGCATCCGGTCGAGTTCGACATGTACTATTCGGTTTAA
- a CDS encoding P-II family nitrogen regulator: MKKIEAIIKPFKLDEVKEALQEAGLQGITVTEAKGFGRQKGHTELYRGAEYVVDFLPKVKIEVVLGDDAVEGAIEAIRKAAQTGRIGDGKIFVSNVEEVIRIRTGETGIDAI; encoded by the coding sequence ATGAAAAAAATCGAGGCGATCATCAAGCCCTTCAAGCTTGACGAGGTCAAGGAAGCGCTGCAGGAAGCCGGCCTTCAGGGAATAACCGTGACCGAGGCGAAGGGCTTCGGGCGACAGAAAGGACACACCGAACTCTATCGCGGTGCGGAGTATGTCGTCGACTTCCTCCCCAAGGTGAAGATCGAGGTGGTTCTCGGTGACGACGCGGTCGAGGGAGCGATCGAAGCGATCCGCAAGGCCGCCCAGACCGGCCGTATCGGCGACGGCAAGATCTTCGTCTCCAATGTCGAGGAAGTGATCCGCATCCGCACCGGCGAGACCGGTATCGACGCGATCTGA
- a CDS encoding NAD(P)H-hydrate dehydratase, with protein MSQADRRAVEAGPMLGIDLMRRAGAAVVAAVLERFPDAREVHVLCGPGNNGGDGYVVAELLRRAGLDVALYGSGEPRKGSDAAIAAAECSVWPQPLAAYHPASGSVVVDALYGAGLARGVDGDARRVIELTNEAAVPVVAVDLPSGVSGETGQILGASFRATVTVTFVRKKPGHLLLPGRTACGEVVVADIGIADEIIDSIAPRCFENVPPLWRGSLPTPGIEAHKYSRGHVAVFSGAATATGAARLSAHAAARIGAGAVTMLSPAEALAANAAHLTSIMLRKADSVADAIAFARERRPRAWVYGPGLSPTADTAQRLMELFDGWPHPFAAVVDASGLTALAGTPGLLVPPFGGRQHDLVVTPHEGEFRRLFPDLSADRLPSKVERARQAARRIDGVVVYKGPDTVIAAADGRAAINANGTPWLATAGSGDVLSGLVAGLLAQGMPAFEAACAAVWIHAEAAAQFGAGLMAEDLPSAILPVIKELFGYSGGRDRS; from the coding sequence ATGTCGCAGGCTGACCGCCGTGCCGTCGAGGCCGGGCCGATGCTTGGCATCGACCTTATGCGCCGTGCCGGCGCGGCGGTGGTTGCTGCGGTGCTGGAGCGGTTTCCGGATGCCCGCGAGGTCCATGTATTGTGCGGGCCCGGCAACAATGGCGGCGACGGCTATGTCGTGGCGGAACTGCTGCGCCGCGCCGGTCTGGACGTTGCGCTGTACGGTTCGGGCGAGCCGCGGAAAGGGAGCGACGCAGCCATCGCGGCGGCGGAGTGCTCCGTGTGGCCGCAACCGCTGGCGGCCTACCATCCGGCTTCCGGTTCCGTGGTCGTGGACGCGCTTTACGGCGCGGGCCTCGCGCGCGGCGTGGACGGTGACGCGCGTCGTGTCATCGAGCTTACCAACGAGGCGGCTGTTCCCGTCGTCGCCGTCGATCTCCCGAGCGGCGTTTCGGGCGAGACGGGCCAGATTCTGGGGGCGTCTTTCCGTGCCACGGTCACCGTCACCTTTGTGCGCAAGAAGCCCGGACATTTGCTGCTGCCCGGGCGGACGGCATGCGGCGAGGTCGTTGTGGCCGATATCGGCATTGCGGATGAGATCATAGACAGCATCGCTCCGCGTTGTTTCGAGAACGTGCCGCCGTTGTGGCGCGGGTCTTTGCCGACGCCCGGCATCGAGGCGCACAAATATTCGCGTGGCCATGTCGCGGTGTTCTCGGGCGCAGCCACTGCGACCGGAGCGGCGCGACTGTCCGCTCATGCGGCGGCGCGCATCGGGGCAGGGGCCGTCACCATGCTCTCGCCGGCGGAAGCGCTGGCGGCAAACGCCGCGCATCTGACCTCGATCATGCTGCGCAAGGCGGATAGCGTCGCCGATGCGATCGCCTTCGCCCGCGAGCGCCGGCCCCGCGCCTGGGTGTACGGACCCGGCCTTTCGCCTACAGCGGACACGGCGCAGCGCCTGATGGAACTCTTTGATGGTTGGCCGCATCCCTTTGCCGCTGTTGTGGACGCCAGCGGGTTGACTGCCCTTGCCGGCACGCCCGGTCTGCTCGTGCCGCCTTTCGGCGGACGCCAGCACGATCTTGTCGTAACCCCGCATGAAGGCGAGTTCCGGCGCCTTTTCCCCGACCTTTCCGCCGATCGGCTTCCGTCCAAGGTCGAACGCGCGCGGCAGGCGGCGCGCCGGATCGACGGTGTCGTTGTCTACAAAGGACCTGACACGGTGATCGCCGCTGCGGACGGCCGCGCCGCGATCAATGCCAACGGTACGCCATGGCTGGCGACGGCAGGCTCCGGCGATGTGTTGTCGGGTCTCGTCGCCGGCCTGCTCGCGCAAGGAATGCCGGCGTTCGAGGCGGCCTGTGCAGCCGTCTGGATACATGCCGAGGCAGCCGCACAGTTCGGAGCCGGCCTGATGGCGGAGGACTTACCTTCGGCCATTTTGCCGGTGATAAAGGAACTGTTCGGGTATTCGGGCGGCCGGGATCGTTCCTGA
- a CDS encoding GtrA family protein: protein MSDSLVALMRRFGPEFIRFGLVGAAATLVHAAVYTGLITWTAIAPQVANLIGFASAVGISAVGHHHFTFRAQAGKRSFLSSSWRLVVPALLGLSLNAFFVYLVEHILSMDARLAIVPMIFVTPVITYGINRSWVFYTGRGEAT, encoded by the coding sequence GTGAGTGACAGCCTCGTCGCCCTGATGCGCCGCTTCGGGCCGGAATTCATCCGGTTCGGACTCGTCGGCGCCGCCGCGACGCTCGTGCATGCGGCTGTCTATACGGGTCTCATCACCTGGACGGCGATCGCGCCGCAGGTCGCGAACCTGATCGGCTTCGCGAGCGCGGTCGGCATCTCGGCCGTCGGTCATCATCATTTCACGTTCAGGGCGCAGGCCGGAAAGCGCAGCTTCCTGTCGTCGAGCTGGCGTCTGGTCGTGCCCGCCCTGCTCGGCCTCTCGCTGAACGCCTTCTTCGTCTATCTGGTCGAGCACATCCTTTCGATGGACGCCCGGCTCGCCATCGTGCCGATGATCTTCGTGACGCCGGTGATAACCTACGGCATCAACCGGAGCTGGGTGTTCTACACGGGACGCGGCGAGGCAACGTAG
- a CDS encoding DUF72 domain-containing protein — translation MTKSGTIRAGMGGWTFEPWEGTFYPEKLPKKQQLHYASRQVPTIEVNGTYYSGFTPATYQKWRDETPDDFVFSIKGNRFVTNRKVLAEAGESMAKFFGQGLEELGDKLGPIVWQFAPTKKFEPADFEGFLKLLPSKTGGLSLRHALEVRHGSFAVPEFVALAEKYKATVCYAHHHDYPEFADVTSDFVYARLQKGHDDVPTAYKPSDLDAWVKRAKLWAAGDQPDDLPLADPSRKPRKEPRDVFVYIIHEGKLRAPQGAMAFMERV, via the coding sequence ATGACGAAATCCGGAACGATTCGCGCCGGCATGGGCGGCTGGACCTTCGAGCCCTGGGAAGGCACGTTCTATCCCGAAAAGCTGCCGAAGAAGCAGCAGCTTCACTACGCTTCGCGGCAGGTGCCGACCATCGAGGTCAACGGCACCTACTATTCCGGCTTCACCCCGGCGACCTACCAGAAATGGCGGGACGAAACGCCGGACGACTTCGTTTTCTCCATCAAGGGCAACCGCTTCGTGACCAACCGCAAGGTGCTCGCGGAGGCCGGCGAGTCCATGGCGAAGTTCTTCGGACAGGGCCTTGAGGAACTTGGCGACAAGCTCGGCCCCATCGTCTGGCAGTTCGCGCCGACCAAGAAATTCGAGCCTGCGGACTTCGAGGGTTTTCTGAAGCTGCTGCCGTCGAAGACGGGCGGGCTGTCGCTGCGCCACGCACTCGAGGTGCGCCACGGCAGCTTCGCCGTGCCGGAATTTGTCGCGCTGGCTGAAAAATACAAGGCCACCGTCTGCTACGCGCATCATCACGATTATCCCGAATTCGCGGACGTGACCTCGGATTTCGTCTATGCGCGGCTGCAGAAGGGACATGACGACGTTCCCACGGCTTACAAGCCTTCCGATCTCGATGCATGGGTGAAGCGGGCGAAACTCTGGGCCGCCGGCGATCAGCCTGACGACCTGCCGCTTGCCGATCCGTCCCGGAAGCCGCGGAAGGAGCCGCGCGACGTGTTCGTCTATATCATCCATGAAGGCAAGTTGCGCGCACCGCAGGGTGCGATGGCTTTCATGGAAAGGGTTTAG
- a CDS encoding GNAT family N-acetyltransferase: MDDGEASSMRLADRSDLQRVIALTDAAYGGYVPLLGGPPVPMTEDYTSRIERKEVWLRESDGQLAGLIVLERHDDHCMIFSVAVAPTAQGKGHGVALLDFAQAKARGWKVGEVRLYTNARMERNIALYTRYGFRETGRRANPHRPGWIIVDMAKPVAA, translated from the coding sequence ATGGACGACGGAGAAGCGTCGTCCATGCGGCTCGCCGACCGGAGCGATTTGCAGCGGGTCATCGCGCTGACGGACGCCGCCTATGGCGGTTATGTTCCGCTTCTTGGCGGCCCGCCTGTACCGATGACCGAAGATTATACGTCGCGGATCGAACGGAAGGAGGTCTGGTTGCGCGAGAGCGACGGGCAACTGGCCGGGCTGATCGTGCTCGAACGCCACGACGACCATTGCATGATCTTCAGCGTGGCTGTCGCGCCGACAGCGCAAGGCAAGGGCCATGGCGTAGCCCTTCTGGACTTCGCGCAGGCAAAAGCGCGGGGATGGAAGGTTGGCGAAGTCCGCCTCTATACGAACGCGAGAATGGAACGGAACATCGCGCTCTACACGCGATACGGATTTCGCGAGACGGGCCGCCGCGCCAATCCCCACAGGCCGGGCTGGATCATCGTCGACATGGCGAAACCCGTCGCCGCCTGA